A genome region from Cutaneotrichosporon cavernicola HIS019 DNA, chromosome: 5 includes the following:
- a CDS encoding uncharacterized protein (Belongs to the glycosyl hydrolase 43 family): protein MPKPLVTHLYTADPSAHVFDGKIYIYPSHDRENDHVFNDKGDQYDMVDYHVLSLSEVGGEVTDHGVAISAKDVPWVDKQMWAPDCARGKDGRYYLYFPARARDGIFRIGVAVADRPEGPFKPEPEAMKGSFSIDPATFVDDDGTAYCYFGGLWGGQLQCYNSDGTEYNHDAPEEPSGKGVKALGPRVARLRDDMLEFDEGVRELVITLHGEAVQADDHEKRFFEAAWMHKHAGKYYFSYSTGDTHLLAYAIGDSPYGPFEYAGTILEPVLGWTTHHSIVEDFKGKTYLFYHDCELSKGVDHLRSVKMREIKYDEDGKIIKQKP from the exons ATGCCCAAGCCACTCGTGACCCACCTCTACACTGCCGACCCATCGGCGCATGTCTTTGACGGCAAGATCTACATCTACCCGAGCCATGACCGGGAGAACGACCATGTCTTCAACGACAAGGGCGACCAGTACGACATGGTCGACTACCACGTACTCTCACTTTCTGAGGTGGGCGGGGAGGTGACGGACCATGGGGTTGCGATTAGTGCAAAGGACGTGCCTTGGGTCGATAAACAGATGTGGGCTCCCGACTGTGCGCGTGGCAAGGACGGGCGGTATTACCTCTACTTTCcggcgcgtgcgcgtgaTG gtaTCTTTCGCATTGGCGTGGCGGTGGCTGACCGGCCCGAGGGCCCGTtcaagcccgagcccgaggcgATGAAGGGGTCGTTCAGTATCGACCCGGCGACATTtgtcgatgacgacgggACCGCGTATTGCTACTTTGGCGGACTGTGGGGTGGGCAGCTGCAGTGCTACAACTCGGACGGCACAGAGTACAACCATGACGCTCCGGAGGAACCAAGTGGCAAGGGCGTCAAGGCGCTGGGCCCGCGTGTTGCGCGCCTCCGCGATGACATGCTCGAGTTTGATGAGGGTGTCCGTGAGCTCGTCATCACGCTCCATGGTGAAGCCGTGCAGGCGGACGACCATGAGAAGCGCTTCTTCGAGGCGGCATGGATGCACAAGCACGCGGGCAAGTATTACTTCTCGTATTCGACCGGAGACACACACCTCCTCGCGTACGCTATTGGTGATAGCCCGTACGGCCCCTTTGAGTATGCTGGCACGATTCTAGAGCCTGTACTAGGATGGACGACGCACCACTCGATCGTCGAGGACTTTAAAGGCAAGACGTACCTCTTCTACCACGACTGTGAGCTCAGCAAGGGAGTCGACCACCTTCGCTCAGTCAAGATGCGCGAGATCAAGtatgacgaggacggcaagatCATCAAGCAGAAGCCATAG
- a CDS encoding uncharacterized protein (to TIGR gene model, INSD accession) — protein MTSTSPFTLRWGILSTGSIATEFAMDLLVDPATRNSDMRHVIAAVGSRSVESADRFVDKLKASTGPWSWGVQQGLLTETKAYGSYAEVCNDPNVDVVYVGTPVTLHHADAKMALLAGKHVLCEKCFTFDLAELDDLIAIAREKNLFLMEAVWTRFHPIAYKIQDVVFSGRLGKPKRFQADFSIDFNVDARPTSDRFLDPALGGGSLLDMGPYPSVWAMLLLYQHPDNRSTAPKFVNSYQRIYRRTNVDERSRWLLDFENLECEAQLMTDMTTHGLREATAVLQCQDGDLIIEFGPQKPSTFHIVPRNGERETYHYPIAAEQGHGLCFEADEVAQCIRDGKTESERMPLSESRVAQSWLDEVRRRGTTCMKDMKGKA, from the exons ATGACCAGCACCTCGCCATTCACGCTCCGCTGGGGCATCCTCTCGACTGGCTCCATTGCTACCGAGTTCGCCATG GACCTCCTGGTGGACCCAGCAACCCGTAACTCGGATATGCGCCATGTCATCGCTGCAGTTGGCTCCCGCAGCGTCGAGTCGGCCGACAGATTtgtcgacaagctcaaggcctCAACAGGCCCTTGGAGCTGGGGCGTCCAGCAAGGCCTGCTCACGGAGACCAAGGCCTACGGCTCGTACGCAGAGGTGTGCAACGATCCT AACGTCGACGTGGTGTACGTCGGGACGCCGGTGACGCTTcaccacgccgacgccaagatgGCCCTCCTGGCAGGCAAACACGTGCTGTGCGAGAAGTGCTTCACCTTTGAtctggccgagctcgacgacctgaTCGCTATCGCGCGTGAGAAAAACCTCTTCCTTATGGA ggcGGTGTGGACGCGGTTCCACCCAATCGCGTACAAGATCCAGGACGTCGTGTTCTCCGGCCGCCTTGGAAAGCCCAAGCGCTTCCAGGCCGACTTTAGCATCGATTTCAACGTCGATGCCAGGCCCACCTCGGATCGCTTCCTCGACCCAgctctcggcggcggcagctTGCTCGACATGGGCCCGTACCCGTCGGTGTGGGCGATGCTGCTGCTCTACCAGCACCCAGACAACCGCTCTACAGCACCCAAGTTTGTCAACTCGTACCAACGGATCTACCGTCGCACAAACGTCGATGAGCGCAGCCGTTGGCTCCTAGACTTTGAGAACCTCGAATGCGAGGCACAACTAATGACGGACATGACAACACATGGGTTACGCGAAGCGACTGCCGTCCTGCAGTGTCAGGATGGAGACCTGATTATCGAGTTTGGTCCCCAGAAGCCTAGCACGTTCCACATTGTGCCCCGcaacggcgagcgcgagacTTACCACTATCCTATTGCGGCGGAGCAGGGGCACGGACTGTGCTTCGAGGCAGATGAGGTTGCACAGTGTATCCGCGATGGGAAGACGGAGAGTGAGCGCATGCCGCTCTCCGAGAGCCGGGTTGCGCAAAGctggctcgacgaggtgcgccgccgcggcacGACGTGCATGAAGGACATGAAGGGCAAGGCTTGA
- a CDS encoding uncharacterized protein (glycoside hydrolase family 115 protein) — translation MLILLAHALLNTVAGLGLPNPLVFEPSTGALKLASASGALPILYDSGDPEAVHIAVATFAEDVLRVVGVKPELNAGVLPPGTTAAIIVGTVGSTLLKCVRDHAGDSFEIPHEQLPLAAPGLSTDDWEAFDARVISRPIDGIDEALVITGSDRRGTIYALYTLSEHMGVSPWYWWADVPPTQHETVAFRRDAVHAHGPPTVKYRGYFLNDEQPVLWNWAREHFHMGQKPPFQVEMYARMFELLLRLKGNYMWPAMWESMFAVDGLDGLPNPPKPGPNQELAERYGVVMGTSHHEPMSRNQKEFTTFGSGEWNFTTNVDFLRGFWRYGAERARECETVYTVGMRGDGDLPLDGADVHLLENITAEQQAILRKVHGEDISGIPQMWAMYKEVMGYFANGLEVPDEVTPLLSDDNWGNLMAVLPEDKEYKSGGGIYYHADYVGDPRDYKWINTVPLAKSKPPGDVADAVWEQLNVALAFKTDEIWILNVGDLKMLEVPLEYFLDMAYDAGRWPRISLEEYLSLRAERDFGAGKLAGEIADIMARYSVYASRRKAELVDSETFSLLNYDEGETVLGQWRDLEAHAKAIYDTLPGPYRIPFYELVYVQLQLQANLCRLYISAAKSNLYATQGRSAANYFAHDALLAFERDHQLTAEWDRLLGGKWKHAAWIKLSTEGGQIKGDGSADVRVWISVDWSAAPQVDNITVEFSSSDAIMVVTVPLKHVKPPPDGWHGAVEGDGYVAIEAGSPSYLFAQGEFSWADIPYYGRTVSGLAVFPVSSREFEPGLGPRARYDFWATSSGEVEIILYLGPALNFILGRRLALAIQVDDGEIRTIYPVPEAEAGSLPHDWEGVVADEVRKVSIRAQVGKPGAHSVTVYGVTAGIVLERLIIDFGGVKARGYSYLGPPASTIV, via the exons ATGCTCATCCTTCTCGCTCACGCGCTGCTCAACACGGTCGCCGGATTGGGCCTGCCCAACCCGTTAGTCTTCGAGCCATCGACTGGGGCGCTGAAGCTGGCCTCCGCATCCGGCGCGCTGCCAATCCTGTACGATTCAGGCGATCCCGAAGCAGTACACATCGCCGTGGCGACGTTTGCCGAGGATGTCCTGCGTGTTGTGGGCGTCAAACCCGAACTTAACGCCGGCGTGCTTCCGCCTGGGACAACTGCCGCAATTATTGTAGGAACTGTCGGCTCTACGCTGCTCAAGTGTGTGCGGGATCATGCTGGAGACAGCTTTGAAATTCCTCACGAGCAGCTACCTCTGGCGGCACCGGGCTTATCTACTGATGACTGGGAGGCCTTTGACGCCCGGGTCATTTCCCGCCCGATCGATGGCATTGACGAAGCCCTAGTTATAACCGGCAGCGATAGG CGCGGAACGATCTACGCCCTCTATACCCTCTCGGAACATATGGGCGTCTCGCCGTGGTACTGGTGGGCCGACGTTCCGCCGACCCAACACGAGACGGTCGCGTTTCGCCGCGATGCGGTACATGCCCATGGCCCACCGACGGTCAAGTACAGGGGTTACTTCCTGAACGATGAGCAGCCCGTACTGTGGAACTGGGCGCGCGAGCATTTCCACATGGGCCAGAAACCGCCCTTCCAAGTGGAAATGTATGCGAGGATgttcgagctcctcctccgcctgaAGGGGAACTACATGTGGCCGGCGA TGTGGGAGAGTATGTTCGCTGTTGATGGATTGGATGGCCTCCCAAACCCTCCTAAGCCGGGTCCGAATCAGGAGTTGGCCGAGAGGTATGGCGTGGTGATGGGGACGTCACATCACGAGCCCATGTCTCGTAACCAGAAGGAGTTTACGACGTTCGGATCGGGCGAGTGGAACTTTACAACCAACGTCGACTTTCTTCGCGGATTCTGGCGGTATGGTGCGGAGCGGGCTCGGGAGTGCGAAACGGTGTATACGGTCGGTATGCGGGGTGATGGAGACTTGCCGCTCGATGGAGCGGATGTGCACCTCCTTGAGA ATATTACTGCAGAGCAGCAGGCCATCCTGCGAAAGGTCCACGGCGAGGATATCAGCGGCATACCCCAGATGTGGGCAATGTACAAGGAGGTAATGGGATACTTTGCCAACGGCCTCGAGGTTCCGGATGAGG TGACGCCGCTCTTGTCGGACGATAACTGGGGAAACTTGATGGCAGTGTTGCCTGAGGACAAGGAATACAAGTCCGGCGGCGGGATCTACTACCATGCGGACT ACGTCGGCGACCCGCGCGACTACAAGTGGATCAACACTGTTCCCCTAGCCAAGAGTAAGCCGCCTGGTGATGTTGCTGACGCAGTGTGGGAGCAGCTGaacgtcgcgctcgcgttcAAGACAGACGAGATCTGGATCCTCAACGTCGGCGACTTGAAGATGCTCGAGGTACCGCTCGAGTACTTCTTGGATATGGCGTACGACGCTGGCCGATGGCCACGCATCTCGCTGGAAGAGTACCTCTCCCTCCGGGCTGAGCGGGACTTTGGTGCTGGCAAACTGGCGGGCGAGATCGCGGATATCATGGCACGGTACTCGGTCtacgcgtcgcgtcggaAGGCGGAGCTAGTGGATAGCGAGACGTTCTCATTGCTCAACTACGACGA GGGTGAAACTGTACTTGGTCAGTGGCGAGACCTCGAAGCCCACGCCAAGGCTATATACGACACTCTACCAGGGCCGTATCGCATCCCGTTCTATGAACTGGTATATGTCCAGCTCCAACTGCAAGCCAACTTGTGCCGGCTGTACATCTCGGCTGCCAAATCAAACCTATACGCGACACAGGGTCGAAGTGCTGCGAATTACTTTGCGCACGATGCTCTCTTGGCGTTTGAGCGAGACCACCAACTCACGGCCGAGTGGGACCGCCTGCTAGGCGGTAAATGGAAACA CGCGGCTTGGATCAAGCTCTCGACCGAGGGGGGCCAGATCAAGGGCGATGGCTCGGCGGATGTGCGGGTGTGGATTAGTGTTGACTGGTCCGCAGCGCCTCAAGTGGATAATATCACTGTGGAGTTCTCGTCAAGCGACGCAATCATGGTGGTTACAGTCCCACTGAAACATGTCAAGCCACCGCCAGATGGATGGCACGGCGCTGTAGAGGGGGACGGGTACGTCGCCATCGAGGCGGGGTCGCCATCATACCTGTTCGCACAAGGGGAGTTTTCTTGGGCCGACATACCGTATTACGGGCGGACAGTGTCGGGGTTGGCCGTGTTCCCTGTTTCGTCGCGCGAGTTCGAACCCGGACTTGGGCCTAGGGCGAGGTATGATTTCTGGGCGACTTCCTctggcgaggttgagatCATCCTGTATCTTGGGCCAGCGCTCAACTTCATCTTGGGGCGCCGGTTGGCTCTGGCGATACAGGTTGACGATGGGGAGATACGGACGATATATCCCGTTCCAGAGGCGGAAGCGGGATCTTTGCCTCACGATTGGGAGGGGGTTGTTGCGGATGAGGTGCGTAAGGTTAGTATCCGGGCGCAAGTTGGCAAGCCGGGAGCGCACAGCGTCACCGTGTATGGTGTTACTGCTGGGATTGTCCTGGAGCGGCTTATCATCGACTTTGgcggcgtcaaggcgcGGGGATATAGCTACCTTGGCccgccggcgtcgacaatAGTATAG
- a CDS encoding uncharacterized protein (Tetratricopeptide repeat): MATPDVDPNRMDIDTPEPSTADSTRPATPNSYATPPSAPTAGPSSSAGSADGTQPPPWAKPSKPTGPMTEAKENGAPSPEPKKEEQPKPEPQVDISHIPPPDLNALLSKSRDPGSQIDATLIAVPELRALLDKSISLKNEGNKSFTSKPPKLDAARDSYLCALDCLPAVPKHLAPPRLDEDRFAEITDEEADQINMDWEAGAERVAVDNDIREAQKALWGNLAAVYSAQKLYKDCVDACTRALKFDPNYIKALHRRASANEHIGTWSALVSAQRDCQLLLTILPPDSTVATGVAKALDKLPQRIGAAKKREENDVGIKFGGLSTT, from the exons ATGGCGACACCTGACGTAGACCCAAACCGAATGGACATTGACACTCCCGAGCCATCCACCGCAGACTCGACTCGCCCTGCGACGCCCAACAGCTATGCCACTCCACCATCCGCACCGACAGCAGgcccctcgtcgtcggcaggTTCGGCAGATGGTACGCAGCCTCCTCCATGGGCAAAGCCATCCAAGCCCACCGGGCCAATgaccgaggccaaggagaacgGCGCTCCGTCACCCGAACCGAAGAAGGAGGAACAGCCCAAACCTGAACCACAAGTTGACATTTCGCACATCCCACCACCCGACCTCAACGCTCTGCTTAGCAAGAGCCGCGATCCCGGCTCACAGATCGACGCGACCCTCATCGCTGTTCCCGAACTGAGA GCACTGCTCGACAAGTCGATCAGCCTCAAGAATGAGGGAAACAAAAGCTTCACAAGCAAGCCACCCAAGCTTGACGCGGCCCGCGACAGCTATCTGTGCGCACTCGACTGTCTTCCAGCCGTCCCCAAGCACCTTGCTCCACCAAGACTCGACGAAGACCGCTTCGCCGAGATTACAGACGAGGAAGCAGACCAGATCAACATGGACTGGGAGGCTGGAGCGGAGCGTGTAGCTGTCGACAACGACATCCGTGAGGCGCAGAAAGCACTTTGGGGCAACCTTGCGGCCGTGTACTCGGCACAG aaaCTGTACAAAGACTGTGTCGACGCGTGTACGCGCGCCCTCAAGTTTGACCCGAACTATATCAAGGCGCTGCACCGCCGCGCGTCCGCGAACGAGCATATCGGGACCTGGTCCGCACTCGTCAGCGCCCAGCGCGACTGCCAGCTGCTTCTCACCATCCTGCCGCCGGATTCTACTGTCGCAACAGGCGTCGCCAAGGCTCTCGACAAGCTGCCGCAACGCATTGGGGCTGCAaagaagcgcgaggagaacgaTGTGGGCATCAAGTTTGGAGGACTGAGCACCACCTAG